The genomic region aacaatatcagcagcatattggcgaagcatttgtcttcatgaacaataattcgtgcccccatcatgcacatcttgtgaatgacttccttcaggataatgacatcgcttgactagagtagccagcatgttctccagacatgaaccctattgaacacgcctaggatagattgaaaagggctgtttatgcacgacgtgaccccccccaaccactctgagggatctacgccgaatcgctattgaggagtgggacaatctggaccaacagtgccttgatgaacttgtggacagtatgccacgatgaacataggcatgcatcaatgcaagaggacgtgttactcggtattagaggtaacagtgtgtacagcaatctgaagtaccacctctgaaggtcttgctgtatggtggtacaacatgcaatgtgtgattttcatgagcaataaaaaggatggaaatgatgtttatattgatcccttttccaattttctgtacaggctgcaGAACTATTGGaactgaggtgacgcaaaactttttcttGTGGTGTGTATGCAGGCAAAACCATGGGTAAAAAACCAACCTAAACCCTTGGAACAGTatcagtcaaatttggtacacatattagttacaaaatggaaagaagtactgtggggtaagaaccaccagcttcTTATTGGTATGGTGGTTGTAGAGAgaaggtgagaggaggagatggtcagagatagGAGGATGAATAggcagaagggggaggaggaggtggacagagggagagaaGAAAAATGGAGCTCACAGTAGTTCCACTTTTAGTTCGACATCTGTCACTCATTCTGAATGGGCCTATGGGCATCAACATACACCGACTCCTGCCATGACAATAAATTAATTTATTATGATTCCCAACTACTTTCACCATTATGGATCAGTCACATGAACAGTTTTTAACACTTTGGTTAGGTGCCATGTCCAGCACAGGGGTCAGGGCCAATTTCTCCATTAGAAGGTGCAGCGGCAGACCACTGCAACCATGTACAAACTTTCAGTTTTACCCATGTAGAGACAGTTATTTCTAGAACATGTCTACGTGCAGTAAACTTTTATGTTAACTGACAGTGACCACAAAAGCTTACATTTGAGAGGAACTGCAGTACTGCAGTATTCATGTTGTAAGATTGTCCacatcagtaaaatatttcttcttacatggGTTTTGTATCTTTGCAGAAAGAGCAGTCCTGCAATACGATGAGGACGCTTGTGGTGTTGTCGACTTACTACACACTGAAGTCCCATCAGTCTTCCAAGGAAAGGGTGTTGGGAGGATACTAGCTAAGGTGAATTCTTCTTTTTCTGTTGACAGTTGTCCCAGAAATTTGTTGGTAATGTGTCCTACcatttcctatttctttattctttTTGAATGGAACTAATGTCATACTGGGATGGGTCACGCTTAGTTAATTTAAATGTGTTCTGCCAGGGTTCGTGGAAAGAGAGGGCACAGAGTCAGATGCCACAGCACTTAAGACACTGGATTTGTGTGCAGATGGGGAGGGATTTGTATTCCTGCTTAACCATCTGGATTTAGCTTCTTCAGATGAATGTCAGGATGGATCCTTTAAGATGCCACTGTTAGTTTCCACATGTTCATTTGAATTTGGTACTAACAGACATTAAATTATAACCTATGTTCCATGTTGAATCTGCTCAGTATAGCATGCGACAGTAGAAGGAAAAGAATACGATTTCAATGGAAAGTGGTTAGAGAGAAGTAAAGAATGCCTTTTGCCCGAGGAAAACACTAAAGCTGAAAATTgtgagatgttaattggaaacaatGTCTGAAAAGTGGATGTGAGGAGAATGGGAGTATATTAACTGTATttacagttgcaaatatggacaaacatcagctgtaAAATAGAATGACAGCAGTGAAAGTTTGTGCTGGATCAgttctcaaacccagatttcctgcttatcgcaagtggtcgccttaccatttcgcTATCCGTGCATGCCTCATAGCCAGACGCAAACTTCCATGTCATCAACTATGGGTATGGCTGTAAGGCATGCACGGGCAGCAAAATAGGAAGGCAAAcacgggaaatctgggttcaagtccagtccagcacaaatttttattgtcgtcattccatgctgcagctgatggttatccatattagCAATTGCAAATACATGTAATGTATTGAATAATGGCTGTAGTTGCCAAAGTGCCTGTTCCTTCTGACACCCATGCATGTCCAGAGAAACTTTGCATCATAaatcagaataacacaagcactgcaatatcatgGTAATGAGAGGGTTGTGGTCTGGTGTTCAGATGTTATGGTgcactgtgtgtttgtcttgagcaCAGTTAGTATAGAGAGATTGGTGGAGTAGGCTGTGTGGAATTTGTACTTTGAGGAAGAGTTTGCATCATGGTAGTGAGACCATAGATATaagtgtgtgaaagacatgtttccCTCTCCCTCTCACCATGACTATCATATCTGCCACTACTTAACTTATATGAAAAATCACAGATTGAATTTCTGTTTGTGTTCGTATTGCCGGGACAGTCAGGCAGCAAGACCATGCACCAATAGGACTATTCCATCAATGCTGCAGTGTCGTGTTTAGCTTGATGACTGTTTACAacttcgtttttttcttttctttttgattgcAGGGAAGTTACAGCTTGTAGCTGGAGTCCTTTGACTGTAATAAAATATGAATATTCATACAGGTTTGAGGGAGATATCATTTTGTCAGATAACAAAAATGATCTGTTGATATTATTTGCTGAAAATAGAGGCTGGTATACCAAAGCTGGTATAGAAATCAGAATTTTGTCGTCTCATTTTGTAGGCCTGCCAGTTTTAATTGCTGATTTTGTGTACAAGGGACCAgtcaacaacaaacagaaattgtaCAGTGCAATATATAGAAATTGTACAGTGCAGTATATAACTCTTTACATGGAAATAGTTCCAAGTACATCATTCATTGCTGCAATTATTTAAAACTTGTGCTACTTAATAACAAATAGCATATAAGCACAAAGATGAAATGTACATTTCATTTTGCAGCACTGGGGTCGTGCTGTGAAATAGCCTTTTTAAAACTGATTACAGAGTTTTATATTTGCACACTATAAAGTATAAAAAACTGCTACAAATCCATGAAAGGAAAGCTTGTAATTACCTGTTTCTAGTGTTGTAGTCATGTTGAAAATTGTTTCCTACTTTTGTTTCTGAACTCTTTACATGTAAACATGTCATAAACATCAACCACTTGTTTTCCTATAGTCATTATAAGGTGTTTTTAGTGATAATATTAAATTTATTGTACTTTATCTTCCTCCAGAAGATAATTCAATGTCTTGTGATGGAATCAACATAGCTGTGGTAAGAACTGTTCCCAATCCATGTCAGTTTGAACATCATTTCTGCGGAGGTGAGCAACCTAGCAGGAAATAGAAGACATGcaattcagaataaattaaagtgATGTGCTTCACTGGTTAACTGAGGGATTTGGACAGGAGATGAATTGCATATCATTAAGAGATTCCTATTACTAAATATGTCTTCACTAATTCTGGAAAATGGGAGGGGGAGGGTGCAGTGTGGGAGCCTATTGCCACAACATTGTCTACTGTCTACTACAAACACTACACAATGCacctgaatttttaatttttatttcttctgaaaaataaatgtctggcagatgacctcagcggttaagtactatagtgctcagagccatttgaattattattGAGAGTGTCTGGGAACTATACCCATTCAATCCGGCCAGCTGAGAGCTGAGCCCTCAAGTATGTACATATACATTAGTGGCATTTACTATGAAACTTGTCCTGAAGTTTTAGTTGTTATATGCAGTGGCATCACGATTTATCATGTGACCGTCTTGAAGCATTACGTCAGTACTGCAGGTATCTTGTTGTTGTGTATTGTACTCCAGGGAGGTGGCTGCAGCTTCAGGAGCACCAGGGTGAATAATATTCATGCTCTCTCCTTCTGTgccctcttcttcatcactttcatcattactttcctGCCTGCTTTTAATTATTTCCTCATCTGTTGAAGTTTGGTCTGTCTctcagttttcctcattcagcccctcagtatcatcatcttcatcaattTCTCCTCCTCCTGGAAGTTTGTGGAACATGTCACTGTACAGAGTGGTGGCAACTTATGGTTCTGAATTGACTGGCTTGCTGCTGTCACTCAGTAATGGCTCCAGCTCTAGATCAGTGGGGGGCCACACTTTTCTTCAGCTCTTTGTTTTGTTGTGGTACAATTCTCTACTTTATCTCATGCATCTGCTGTTTGGAAAACAACATGATGTTAATTGATAGGCTTCCACATCTTCGAGGTAACCTCGGTAGAGTCATTTTCACTTTGTTTGTAAAGGAGACAAGGATGCatgttgataatgatgatgtttaatTGATTCAAAAATTCGCTGGTCCTTGTGTTGAAACAGAGCTGTCACATTGGGTGGAAGAAAGAGTGCTCGTATACATCAGACTAGATTTAAATCAGGAGGATGACTGAAACGACactacagtcgtgtgtgtgtgtgtgtgtgtgtgtgtgtgtgtgtgtgtgtgtgtgtgtgtgtgtgtgtgtgtgtgtgtttctactgtGACAGAGGCCATTGGCCTACAGCTTTAAGTGTgaaacctttttgttgtgcctgacttacaattttccttctcataatattgttacattccatcatggattttccgttggaaGCATTGTCAGTTGTATAGATAGCTGTACCAGAAGCTTTTTCTTCTTCAGCTCTTTCTCAGAGCTGGTACAAATGTTTTTTGGAGCAACTGAGAGAATATTTCTCTGTCTGTCCACACTTGCTTCTGAGCACAATATTGAACTGGTAGTGTATTTCTGTTGCCATATTGAAAGCAACATTGATGTTGGGATTTCCCAATCACCATGAGTGGTAGTTTATGACTCCCATGTGTGTTAATATGTACCATTAATGTTAAACACTGTTTCTGTTGTTTGTGCCCAAAACCATCCTTCTCTTTCTTAGGAGTGATGTCtttgaaggaagcatcttgtaaaagagGCTTATTTCATCAGCATTGTGCAAGGCAgcagcaattacatcttctttgtctTCCAAATTGTCTTTACAAACTCTTCTGTATCTTTGTCATTAGCTGATTAACTTCACTGGTGGCTGTCAGCTGCCCATTCCTTGCCCCCCACCCTCTTCCCAGTTAGTTTAATATCCAGCCTTACTGCCACATCCAAGTTGTTTGTGAAATGTAACTGCTTTTTCCTGTACTGTGTTTTTGTGTGAACCACCTGTAAACAACTGCGTCCAGTTCTTCATTCTAGCTCTTTCACATAACCCTGTGTTGTCTCAACCTACTCTCCATTTGTGTTGCTTATTGTCAAATAATATGTATCTTTTTAATGTCATAAATAGTTACTCATTAACATTGTACTCCACAGCAGTGCTTCTCTTCAAAGAACCTCAGTTCTAAAATTTCAAGCTTCTGCTTGAGATGTTTCCTTTTATTGCCGTGTTACTGAACTGTAAAGAAAGCCACATTTTCAAACATTGTCTGACATTGTAATTAACTGACAACATCATTGCACACTAGAATTCAATGTTGAGCCTGTCATTTCTGCTTGAAAGCGACTAAAGGCCGGATTACTGAGAGGCCAAAGTAGCAAGAGTTTAGTGTGGTTAAACACACAAAGATTGTGATAGTGTGCCTGATGTAATGTTGAAAACTAATGGTATCTTAACATGCAGGAGGCAACTGCTAAGTGAACTACAGTAGCTAGTCATGTATGGAAagttttttatattatttctaTTCACATTCAAATTGTATTTGCGGCTTGTAGAATTTCTCTTTAAATTTTGTCTTCACATTGTTACAGGCTGCCTTTGATTATGTACACAACAACGAACTCAAAATGAAGCTGACATGTGAATATTTACAGAAGGCCATTGACAGCTTTCCGGAATACAAGAAAATAGTTTTGAATTAGCTTAGTACTTGGAATGTGGAGTTATACATGTATATTAGTAGGTGCTGTTTTGAGTTACAGTTGTTAATGACTTTGGGGtactatttgtttaaaaaaatatatttttatattgtaaagTTTTAGCTAAAAATTATACTTTGTATACATTTAGAACATGGAATAAATTTTGTGCATCGCTGTCAAGTTGATGAGGTGATCGATGTGACTACACACCTCTTTCACATTTACCAGTCTTGCTAGATGCTGCCACAAGAAATAGGATACACCCACATCGCTCTCATTCTtctcattttccattgttacatgccAGAAGACTTCCGTTCATatgaatttgattttacttagcctACTGAATAATTGACCTTTTGCTTTCATCAAATACTAAAATATTCAAAATTGAGTTGTTCTGTGCCAAATTATGCTACCTCCTTGCATTTTATGCATTGGAATTGGTTGACATCGTATTGGGTAGATGTCTCAGCCGGCCAGTTCTTATATGTTACACCTAAACGCAAAACATTGCCATCATGTCGTTGTAGGCTGCCTCCTAATAAATAAGGATACTTTATGCATTTTCAAAGACAAATGTGGCCTCAGCACGGTAAGGTGTCTGTAATATACTGTGAAAATGTTGTAGGACAAACTATGCTATTAACAAAGGCTGTGAAGAACATTCCGGCAGTAAGGAACTAAGATAATTCAAAAAGCCTGCAGCCAAATCAATGGACAGAAAATGTTGCTTAGCAATACTTCAAACTGTCACATACCTCACATCCTGGTTTGTGTTTTCTCAAAGCTTCCACACACATTCCGGGATGGCTCCCATGAAAATCATTTCCAACACTCTCCGCTTTGCTTGTCCATTGTTAACAAGGACACCCTATGGTCTGGCCCTCTTCTATTTTCTTCGTACTTCTAGGATTTGAAGTTGAATGCCCATGCATCAGTTTCCTAATGCAATATGAcacaattcgaaaaaaaaaaaaaaaaaacttgatcaaTCATCTTTGAAGATTAGAAGGTATTCGAGTGCTTGTAGCTATAAAATATTTCTACCTTATTAACTCAGCCACTGGTAGCTGAGTATCTAGGGTGAAATCTAGTAATTGTACAGTTGCTGGTACAAATCTTGTTAGCAGCACCGtctattttatttttacttaaattccatatttattaatgAACCTGTGACCAACCCCAGCTTTGCAAGGATGCACCAAGTATATGTGGCCAGACAACTTGTGAGGCATAGCAgtaatttcattttgtattcaCTACATAGAGTTAAGATTAAAGTTCAGAGAACATTGTTAGGCTCCTAAAGAACATTACTTTCATATACCTAAGTGAGCTGCACACATCAGGCAAGTTTTCAGGAGGCATGAATGTTGTGTGTCCCATACTTAAATGGCGTTTGGAGTGATATCTCATGGCAATAATGGAAGCTGCAAGTTACTGTACCACATGGTTTGCTCtgaatcagtgtatctattagTGGAAACTGCAaggaaatccctacagtagttgatAGATTTACAGATTCTGGTAATAACAGTCTTGTATGTCTCAATGGCTGGACAACATTGACTTGACCCCTGAAGATTTCTAGATAACATAAAATGTGATTACCCCAGAACAGAAAATGACTGTATGTCACACAGTTACAAAAGAACAGAGAATTGTTGCTGCTGCAGGGAGCGGTGAAGATAAAACAGACACTCTCAATTGTGCAGCAACAGTGCACACTGAGAGTTCTGTGGTTCACCACTGGGTGGCATGACATCATTTTTCACAGCAGCAGTTGTCTTTAATTGATCGTAGTTCGGCCAGTTtgtatgaagtatttttaaattaCTTACACAAACCTTCCTAATAAATTGGTCTGTCTTTGAgtaaaaactgtatcaaaatccttaCAGTGTTCCTGAGGTTAGCCCAAATATACAAACAGAAGCGAGCAGAAGACTACAGTTTATATACgaaggtcgtccacaaagtaagtttcgTTTCGTTAcacaaaacaaacgtgtacagatacagaaaaaaatatttattgtacaaaaatctacaactgttgaactaattttctacatagcttccaaaattttgtaggcacttgtcacaacgtggcacaagtttttgtatgccttcttcatagaaggttgctgcatgcatattcaaccatgtggtaacatgttctttcagctcatcattgttgaagtgttgaccaccaaggacagattttaggtctAAGAAGAGATGAATGtcactaggagcgaggtccgggctgtacggaggatgatcaaatatGTCTCAGTGAAATTGccataagagttgtttggtcacattcgccatgTGAGGTCaggcattatcgtggaaaaaaacaacaccttttgacactAATCCTTGGCGATTGTTCTGTATTGTGCAGTGCAATTTCTTAATGgcctcgcagtaaccatgtgcattgattgtttggcctcgtcgtaagaaatcaatcagcaaaatgccttttctgtcccaaaaaatggtgcacatgtcaagatttgcttaggcttaatctTACGTTGGGGATGAAgggtgcctccattccattgatttcTGTTTtgtgatcacgtccttcattgaacagtctgacccattatCTaatcattgaatcactcatagcattttgtccataaacctcgcagattttctgattaatttcctttggtttaactttctttgcatttagaaagcgaatcacagatctgatttcacatgcggcggcattttcaattacaacTAACATTTATAGAAGctctacaaagcacacgtcggcagcagcaatgtgaaaatggcgtacatgtcttttCCTAGAGTCAGAGTAACTGCTGTGCATGcttggaactgcgatcgtagcgctgctgcGGAGAGAAATACAAAGGGAACTTACTTTGTAGGCGACCCTCATATGTAAAGAAGAGGAGATGGaaacagtttattaacaaaaataatattttatttttaattattagctgtggaaattaaaattaattaaaatttggtaAAAAATGGGAAATTCATATAGAAAATTAAACACATTTTTTACTTCGATAGACTgaacagttatgaaatgtattaAGTTTTTTCATTTAATGATGAGGCATTTCACTTGTATGTATGAACATTTAATTTATTGTCATATGAgcagaaattaaaatataaatattatttgtattaaaaaaatatgATCCATTATTTGTTAATAAATACGGAATTTAAATACAAGAAAGAAGTTACTATTAAAAGTATTGAATGGATAAAGTTTTGTGCCACAGACTCAGCTACTCACATCTATGTTAATATGCTGAATTTTTTTTACCTTACAGCTTTGAAAATCTTGTAACCTGCAAATCTTTCAGATGTGAGGAAAATCAAAGAGGGCGAAGAAACCATAAGGCCTCCGTTTCAGATTTGTAAAAGTGATTAGTCTTTTACAATATAGGTTGTTTACAGTGTTATTTTTCACTCTCCTATTTCTTAGTTGCATGTTTCATTGTCCTGTTTTCTTCCAATAACTTCTGTGTATCTGGCGGTATGTATTACAACACCGTCACTGATACAGATGttcgttgttgttgcggtcttcagtcctgagactggtttgatgcagctctccacgctactctatcctgtgcaagcttcttcatctcccagtacctactgcaacctacatccttctgaatctgcttaatgtattcatctcttggtctccctctaccatttttaccctccacgctgccctccaataccaaattggtgatcccttgatgcctcagaacatgtcctaccaaccgatcccttcttctggtcaagttgtgccacaaactcctcttctccccaatcctattcaatacttcctcattagttatgtgatctacccatctaatcttcagcattcttctgtagcaccacatttcgaaagcttctattctcttcttgtccaaactatttatcgtccatgtttcacttccatacatggctacactccatacaaatactttcagaaatgacttcctaactcttaaatctatactcgatgttaacaaatttctcttcttcagaaacgctttccttgccattgccagtctacattttatatcctctctacttcgaccatcatcagttatttagct from Schistocerca gregaria isolate iqSchGreg1 chromosome 10, iqSchGreg1.2, whole genome shotgun sequence harbors:
- the LOC126293310 gene encoding protein NATD1 — protein: MLRRSARILAKTVKPNASTTAIMQFSTDALEVSHDKSVKEFFITLGKERAVLQYDEDACGVVDLLHTEVPSVFQGKGVGRILAKAAFDYVHNNELKMKLTCEYLQKAIDSFPEYKKIVLN